A region of Rickettsiales bacterium DNA encodes the following proteins:
- a CDS encoding M48 family metalloprotease, which yields MGYKTTRLTTKHAPNLLSAIHDFCKKGGAQFGDVARIDKDTYTSGLDWSMGVNSLDGNKLFLGKQLLKILKYEQDSDGVSDELTAALYHELAHIKYKDGNKSLIAYFAPFAGAAIGILAMSMVEKNQEKVQKKELEEQLSEASPEEAKQLLEQKREDKNSFISGVKRAAKYVAAATLGLGTGFTIGAVINNRMEYKADKFAADMMGSPKPMISTLKTHQAGVAAEMRNRSKMGKSTFDRLQSVMERLFHAPMNNRIERLEAMDKGRGR from the coding sequence ATGGGTTACAAGACAACAAGGTTAACCACGAAGCATGCACCTAACCTGTTAAGTGCTATTCATGACTTTTGTAAAAAAGGCGGCGCTCAATTTGGTGATGTCGCACGCATCGACAAAGATACATATACTAGCGGCCTCGATTGGAGCATGGGGGTTAATTCTCTGGATGGAAATAAGCTATTCCTTGGCAAGCAACTCCTCAAAATATTGAAGTATGAACAAGATAGTGATGGAGTAAGTGATGAACTGACAGCCGCACTTTATCACGAACTCGCTCACATAAAATACAAAGACGGAAACAAAAGTCTTATTGCTTATTTTGCACCTTTTGCAGGTGCAGCCATTGGAATCTTGGCGATGAGTATGGTCGAAAAGAACCAAGAAAAGGTGCAAAAAAAAGAGCTTGAAGAACAATTATCCGAAGCTAGTCCTGAGGAAGCAAAACAGCTACTTGAGCAAAAACGAGAAGACAAAAATAGTTTCATAAGTGGTGTAAAAAGAGCTGCTAAGTACGTTGCCGCCGCTACTCTCGGCTTAGGAACGGGGTTTACCATCGGTGCAGTTATCAATAACCGCATGGAATATAAAGCAGATAAATTTGCAGCAGACATGATGGGCTCTCCCAAACCAATGATCAGCACGCTGAAAACTCATCAAGCGGGGGTGGCAGCAGAAATGCGCAACAGGTCAAAAATGGGGAAATCAACCTTTGATCGGCTGCAAAGCGTGATGGAACGCCTATTCCACGCACCTATGAACAATCGGATTGAGAGACTTGAGGCGATGGACAAAGGTAGAGGGCGTTAA
- a CDS encoding DUF2497 domain-containing protein, with product MSDTEAAEATEGEDQSMEEILQSIRRIITEDEQEVDTSEEVVAEEPEPKENEVVEEPVEEMPEPELEPEIEPEIAADADSDEIEMILAEEEAPVPEPEPVVEPEIEEEEDDDSDILELTEILEDEPEMDNTLAVEEDTAEEDDIFGDLDAMLEDSTDLPEEAPAVETFEPMEDDGTLISEGPAAATAAIFDEVKQQAAAASEHSDGLAMRSGTSVEDLMIEAMRPMLKAWLDENLPAVVERVVQKEVKKLAE from the coding sequence ATGAGCGACACGGAAGCAGCAGAGGCTACAGAAGGCGAAGATCAGTCGATGGAGGAAATTCTCCAGTCGATTCGTCGTATTATCACCGAAGATGAGCAGGAGGTTGACACTTCAGAGGAAGTCGTGGCTGAAGAGCCCGAGCCTAAAGAAAATGAAGTCGTGGAAGAACCTGTTGAAGAAATGCCAGAACCCGAGCTCGAGCCAGAAATTGAGCCGGAAATCGCAGCAGATGCTGATTCTGATGAAATTGAGATGATTCTTGCGGAAGAAGAAGCACCAGTACCAGAACCTGAGCCAGTAGTTGAGCCGGAAATCGAAGAAGAAGAGGATGATGATTCCGATATTTTGGAATTAACAGAAATTCTTGAAGATGAGCCTGAGATGGATAATACGCTTGCGGTTGAAGAAGATACCGCAGAAGAAGACGATATTTTTGGCGATCTTGATGCAATGCTAGAGGATAGCACGGACCTTCCTGAGGAAGCGCCGGCCGTAGAGACATTCGAACCGATGGAAGATGACGGTACATTGATTTCAGAGGGCCCTGCCGCTGCGACCGCCGCTATTTTTGATGAAGTCAAACAACAAGCGGCTGCAGCATCAGAACATTCTGATGGCTTAGCGATGCGCTCTGGTACGAGCGTTGAAGATCTGATGATCGAAGCAATGCGCCCAATGCTAAAAGCATGGTTGGATGAAAACCTTCCGGCGGTTGTTGAGCGAGTCGTGCAAAAAGAAGTTAAAAAACTAGCAGAATAA
- a CDS encoding ankyrin repeat domain-containing protein, with product MHKKNKNNAHFQKVAKMFPWMMIAAFMPTLVAAQGLPALPPLPPLPGMQVAAPELASPPAVVEAPAIETPVAANPEVPQMPPLPAANDVASEDMFAVPELPAGNDIAMPDFGLFDPAALPVPPEGATVAQAAPELPDMPELEAPVVNPDAEIADMLEAPELPALPAIPSFSETAAVPDIEMAKPANADAVKEPEGVADLGPPELPDEKPISSELADMLPSWMTDEALPSLKPLPQDRQKEEKVATKPPVKKVIADKELDDGTSLADLIDKEINSGDVYDEDGADLGDIASDGDSRRVVWPRNFKTQKLPPRIYHKQYSNANRHLPHAMYKKEIEAHMFGAVGANDADAVRAILRTGVPISLVNTKGEDLAMHAVKAGATTTLQLVLALGANPSHQDRYGATPLHRAVFLGRQDMVTILLRAGANSYVNDMSGVTPMAIAVARRDQPMMQTLGYYQATGKSAQRMAKYQPY from the coding sequence ATGCATAAGAAAAACAAAAATAATGCGCATTTTCAGAAGGTTGCAAAAATGTTTCCGTGGATGATGATCGCTGCTTTTATGCCAACGCTTGTGGCAGCACAAGGTCTGCCTGCATTACCGCCATTGCCTCCATTGCCTGGGATGCAGGTCGCAGCACCAGAGCTAGCTTCTCCCCCTGCTGTTGTAGAAGCTCCTGCCATAGAAACTCCTGTCGCTGCTAATCCTGAAGTGCCGCAAATGCCTCCTCTCCCTGCAGCAAATGACGTTGCATCAGAGGATATGTTTGCCGTGCCTGAGTTACCTGCTGGCAATGATATTGCAATGCCAGATTTTGGGTTGTTTGATCCTGCTGCATTGCCTGTACCTCCAGAAGGAGCCACCGTCGCTCAAGCAGCACCAGAGTTACCAGATATGCCCGAATTGGAAGCGCCAGTTGTCAATCCAGATGCTGAAATTGCAGATATGCTGGAAGCGCCAGAGCTACCGGCTCTACCCGCTATCCCAAGCTTTAGTGAAACAGCTGCTGTTCCTGATATAGAAATGGCAAAACCAGCAAATGCAGATGCCGTAAAAGAGCCTGAAGGTGTAGCGGATTTGGGGCCTCCAGAATTACCTGACGAGAAGCCTATTAGTTCTGAGCTAGCGGATATGTTGCCGAGTTGGATGACAGACGAGGCTTTGCCATCGCTTAAGCCACTGCCGCAAGATCGTCAAAAAGAAGAAAAAGTAGCAACGAAACCACCCGTTAAAAAAGTAATAGCGGATAAAGAGTTAGATGATGGCACAAGCCTAGCAGACCTGATTGATAAAGAAATCAATAGTGGTGATGTTTATGATGAGGATGGCGCCGATTTGGGTGATATTGCCTCTGACGGAGATAGTCGTCGAGTGGTGTGGCCACGTAACTTCAAAACGCAAAAATTACCTCCGAGAATTTATCATAAGCAATATAGTAACGCGAATCGTCACTTGCCGCACGCCATGTATAAGAAAGAGATCGAAGCGCACATGTTTGGTGCTGTTGGCGCCAATGATGCGGATGCCGTACGAGCTATCTTGCGTACAGGGGTCCCTATTTCACTTGTGAATACCAAGGGTGAAGACCTCGCGATGCATGCCGTTAAAGCAGGCGCAACTACCACATTGCAACTGGTTCTTGCTTTAGGAGCAAACCCTAGTCATCAAGATCGTTACGGAGCAACACCATTACATCGCGCAGTCTTTTTAGGCCGCCAAGATATGGTAACTATTCTGCTACGTGCTGGTGCAAATTCCTACGTGAACGATATGAGTGGTGTCACCCCGATGGCCATCGCTGTTGCTCGTCGCGATCAGCCGATGATGCAAACGCTTGGTTATTATCAAGCAACGGGGAAATCCGCGCAACGTATGGCGAAATATCAACCTTACTAA
- the glyS gene encoding glycine--tRNA ligase subunit beta yields the protein MANLLLELFSEELPAGMQPKAESWLRENLLKALKAAKLEYGDVATFRTPRRLALIVNDLPERQPDVAEERKGPATSAPDQALEGFLRSTGLSKDKLEMREIKGKEYFFAVINEEGKATADALKSIIEKLLSDLPWAKSMRWGDYSLNWARPLQNICCILGNEIVPIEFAHLKANNLTYGHRFHAPAEIMLTASADYEASLEKAYVIADGVKREAVIKDAIEKQATASALSVVDDSALLLEVTGLVEWPVVLEGSIDDCFMDLPPEVMRSEMRNHQKYFTLLEKDGTAASKFLITSNIEASDGGKAVIAGNERVLRARLADGQFFYRKDQKQPLAQWNEKLKSVVFHAKLGTVADKVERIGKTATALCEFIPSADKAKVARAAKLCKSDLATGMVGEFADLQGTMGRYYALAQNEDPQVADAISEHYLPQGPKSPVPTQPTSIAVALADKLDTLTGLFGADEIPTGSKDPFALRRAALGVIRIILENKLRLPLSQFTGNDKTLHAFFFERLRGVLKDKGLRHDVIEAVITNTQDDDFLRLTRKIEALQDFMQGQDASALLTAYGRAANILAKSDSSTQGNVIADLLEQIEEKTLFEAMNSTATAVEAHLTAEAYGEALTSFAELRQPVDAFFDKVTVNADNADLRQNRLTLLSALVDNMQNIADFSQIQQAA from the coding sequence TGGTTGCGTGAAAATTTACTAAAAGCCCTCAAAGCCGCAAAGCTTGAATATGGCGACGTTGCGACCTTCCGTACTCCTCGCCGTTTGGCGTTGATTGTCAATGATCTGCCGGAGCGTCAACCGGATGTGGCCGAAGAACGCAAAGGCCCAGCCACTTCCGCCCCCGATCAAGCGCTCGAGGGTTTCTTGCGTAGCACGGGGCTCTCCAAAGATAAGTTGGAGATGCGTGAAATTAAAGGCAAAGAGTATTTCTTCGCCGTGATTAACGAAGAAGGCAAAGCAACTGCCGATGCCTTAAAAAGCATTATCGAGAAGCTCCTTAGCGACTTGCCTTGGGCAAAGTCGATGCGCTGGGGCGATTACTCGCTGAACTGGGCGCGCCCACTGCAAAATATCTGTTGTATTTTAGGGAACGAAATTGTGCCTATTGAGTTTGCACATTTGAAAGCCAATAACCTCACTTACGGTCACCGTTTCCATGCGCCAGCTGAGATCATGCTAACTGCATCCGCCGATTATGAGGCGAGTTTAGAGAAAGCCTATGTGATTGCTGATGGCGTCAAACGTGAAGCGGTTATCAAAGACGCGATTGAGAAACAAGCCACTGCTTCTGCTCTGTCCGTCGTGGATGATTCAGCTCTCTTGCTTGAAGTGACCGGCCTTGTTGAATGGCCTGTGGTGCTTGAAGGTTCGATCGATGATTGTTTTATGGATTTGCCGCCCGAAGTGATGCGCTCAGAAATGCGCAATCATCAAAAATATTTTACCCTGTTAGAAAAAGATGGAACCGCCGCTTCCAAATTTCTTATCACAAGTAACATCGAAGCTTCTGATGGTGGAAAGGCCGTCATTGCAGGTAACGAACGTGTGTTGCGTGCTCGCCTAGCCGATGGTCAATTCTTCTATCGGAAAGACCAGAAACAGCCGCTAGCGCAGTGGAATGAGAAACTCAAATCAGTCGTCTTCCACGCAAAGCTCGGCACGGTTGCGGATAAGGTGGAGCGTATTGGTAAAACGGCTACTGCTCTGTGTGAATTTATTCCATCAGCGGATAAAGCTAAGGTAGCTCGTGCGGCTAAACTTTGTAAATCCGACCTCGCTACCGGAATGGTGGGTGAATTTGCGGATCTACAAGGCACAATGGGGCGTTATTACGCCCTTGCTCAGAATGAAGACCCGCAAGTTGCCGATGCGATTAGCGAGCATTACCTGCCGCAAGGCCCTAAATCGCCTGTGCCAACTCAGCCGACCAGCATTGCCGTAGCGCTCGCGGATAAGCTGGACACCTTAACGGGATTATTCGGTGCGGATGAAATTCCAACAGGTTCGAAAGATCCATTCGCGCTACGTCGTGCAGCTTTAGGCGTTATCCGTATCATTCTGGAGAATAAATTGCGCCTTCCGCTTAGCCAATTTACGGGCAATGATAAAACGCTACATGCTTTCTTCTTTGAGCGCCTGCGCGGTGTGTTGAAAGATAAAGGCCTACGTCACGATGTGATTGAGGCGGTTATCACCAATACTCAAGATGATGACTTCTTACGTTTGACGCGTAAAATCGAAGCGTTGCAGGATTTCATGCAAGGTCAGGATGCGAGTGCCCTGCTAACCGCCTATGGCCGTGCAGCAAATATCCTCGCTAAGAGTGATTCAAGCACGCAAGGCAATGTCATCGCTGACCTCCTCGAGCAAATCGAAGAGAAAACATTGTTTGAAGCTATGAACTCAACGGCCACTGCCGTCGAAGCGCATTTAACGGCCGAAGCTTATGGAGAGGCTCTGACCTCATTCGCCGAGCTGCGCCAGCCCGTTGATGCCTTCTTCGATAAAGTGACGGTAAATGCCGATAATGCCGATTTACGACAGAACCGTTTAACCCTTCTTTCTGCATTGGTTGATAATATGCAGAATATTGCTGACTTCAGCCAAATCCAACAAGCCGCCTAA
- the ilvD gene encoding dihydroxy-acid dehydratase — protein MSKEFGKSRLVSRHVTQGPERAPHRSYLYAMGLGKKEIDQPLVGVATTWNEAAPCNITLGRQAQVAKKGVHAAGGTPREFTTITVTDGIAMGHQGMKASLVSRDIIADSVELTMRGHCYDAIVGLAGCDKSLPGLMMSMVRLNVPSVFLYGGSILPGKYKGKEVTVVDVFEGVGQHSAGNMSLEELEALEKVACPSGGSCGGQFTANTMACVSEAIGLALPGSSGPPASYESRDDYAFRSGEAVMNLIKNKIRPRDIVTRKSLENAAAIVAATGGSTNAGLHLPALAHECGIEFDLHEVGAIFDRTPYLADLKPGGKYVAKDLFEVGGVQIVLKTLLEGGYLHGDCMTVTGKTMAENLANVTWPDGQDVVYPHDKPLAPTGGVVTLKGNLAPEGAIVKVAGLKARQFSGPARVFDCEEDAFEAVGKREYKQGEVIVIRYEGPKGGPGMREMLSTTAAIYGQGEGESVALITDGRFSGGTRGFCIGHVGPEAAEGGPIGLIENGDIITIDADTRRLDVELTADELAIRREKWQTRKTDYNSGALWKYAQTVGTAEKGAVTHPGGKEETHIFADI, from the coding sequence ATGTCTAAAGAATTCGGCAAATCACGACTCGTGAGTCGTCATGTAACCCAAGGCCCTGAACGTGCGCCACACCGTAGTTATCTCTATGCGATGGGATTAGGTAAAAAAGAAATTGACCAGCCTTTAGTTGGGGTGGCGACGACATGGAACGAGGCTGCACCCTGTAATATTACGCTAGGCCGTCAGGCACAGGTAGCGAAAAAGGGGGTTCATGCGGCGGGTGGAACTCCTCGTGAATTTACAACGATTACGGTGACGGATGGCATTGCCATGGGACATCAAGGTATGAAGGCCTCTTTGGTAAGTCGCGATATTATTGCCGATTCGGTTGAGCTCACCATGCGCGGCCATTGCTATGATGCGATTGTGGGCCTCGCCGGCTGTGATAAGTCTTTACCGGGCTTGATGATGTCTATGGTGCGCTTGAACGTGCCTTCTGTTTTCCTTTATGGCGGTTCGATTCTACCGGGCAAATATAAAGGCAAAGAGGTGACGGTGGTGGATGTGTTTGAAGGTGTTGGCCAGCATTCCGCCGGTAATATGAGTTTAGAAGAGCTCGAAGCGTTAGAGAAAGTCGCTTGCCCATCGGGTGGGTCATGTGGTGGCCAGTTTACGGCGAATACGATGGCTTGTGTCTCTGAAGCGATTGGCCTAGCATTACCGGGCTCTTCAGGCCCTCCAGCCTCATATGAATCACGTGATGATTATGCATTCCGTTCGGGTGAAGCCGTGATGAATCTTATCAAAAATAAAATCCGACCGCGCGATATCGTCACACGTAAATCCTTAGAGAACGCCGCTGCAATTGTTGCAGCAACGGGTGGCTCAACGAATGCTGGTTTGCATTTACCTGCACTGGCGCATGAGTGTGGCATTGAGTTTGATTTGCATGAGGTCGGCGCAATCTTTGATCGCACGCCTTATTTAGCAGATTTAAAACCGGGCGGTAAATATGTTGCCAAAGACCTTTTCGAAGTGGGTGGGGTGCAAATTGTGCTTAAAACGCTACTAGAAGGCGGTTATTTACATGGTGATTGCATGACGGTGACCGGTAAAACCATGGCAGAAAATCTAGCAAATGTGACATGGCCGGATGGGCAAGACGTCGTTTACCCACATGATAAACCGCTCGCGCCAACCGGTGGCGTTGTGACGCTCAAAGGCAATCTTGCGCCTGAAGGTGCCATCGTAAAAGTGGCCGGCTTAAAGGCTCGTCAATTCTCGGGACCCGCACGTGTATTCGATTGTGAAGAAGATGCATTCGAAGCGGTTGGAAAACGCGAATATAAGCAAGGCGAGGTGATCGTCATTCGTTACGAAGGCCCCAAAGGTGGACCGGGAATGCGCGAGATGCTTTCGACAACGGCAGCGATTTACGGACAAGGCGAGGGCGAGAGTGTCGCACTCATTACCGACGGTCGCTTTAGTGGCGGCACCCGCGGCTTCTGTATCGGCCATGTGGGGCCTGAAGCAGCGGAAGGTGGGCCGATTGGCCTGATTGAGAATGGTGATATCATCACGATCGATGCGGATACGCGCCGCTTGGATGTAGAACTTACCGCAGATGAACTTGCGATACGTCGTGAGAAATGGCAAACCCGCAAGACGGATTATAATTCTGGTGCGTTATGGAAATATGCGCAGACGGTGGGTACAGCAGAGAAAGGTGCAGTCACGCATCCCGGCGGTAAGGAAGAAACTCACATTTTCGCGGATATCTAG
- a CDS encoding TolC family outer membrane protein: protein MNLSRYSYLLMASCLLAAAPLHAQTIQPEVILEGEVISAAEEAEILLEMEAETPLTAAEAAEVIAEAIAAEAIVEEPIVEKVQEPIIEALEEVVTTTEEAVVTTIKEPEVRKYPLDNALKGALSRAYNKNPELEAQRRAFQGTVERVPQALAGALPSANLSYSRGRQRTQTPGTTWSSTDSQLKSLSVVQPLFRGGTTYANTKAARRQVDAAMERLTQVEQGVLLQAITAYVEVVRTHAVFELSKKNRAVLDRQREAATQRFEVGEDTRTDVAQSEARLALAESDVINSKGQLESAKAIYFEVVGEQPTSMAPPRKLPEAPKSLEHFIALALEYSPIVQEAKFATEAADYNVNANIGTLLPSVNLEGTMSRQEGAGTFGTTDFDRDGVVVSATLPLFAGGARYSQIRQAKETYQQSRFQLVDVKNQVRRQAVGAWEDLQAATATIKSNKLAIEAAQVALEGVRQEQQYGSRTTLDVLDAERELFNTEVQLVIAERNEVVAAYSVLAVLGRLTAENMGLDVPLYDAEGYYDDTEYQFIGF from the coding sequence ATGAACCTTTCACGATATAGTTACCTTTTAATGGCGAGTTGTTTACTTGCTGCGGCCCCTCTACATGCGCAAACCATTCAACCAGAAGTGATTCTGGAAGGCGAGGTTATCTCCGCTGCTGAAGAAGCCGAAATATTGCTTGAGATGGAAGCAGAGACTCCTTTAACCGCAGCAGAAGCGGCTGAAGTCATTGCTGAGGCCATAGCAGCTGAAGCGATTGTAGAAGAGCCTATTGTAGAGAAGGTTCAAGAACCGATCATCGAAGCGCTTGAAGAAGTGGTTACGACAACAGAAGAAGCGGTTGTGACAACCATAAAAGAACCCGAGGTTCGAAAGTATCCATTAGATAACGCCTTGAAGGGCGCACTCTCAAGAGCCTATAATAAGAACCCTGAGCTGGAAGCCCAAAGACGCGCTTTTCAAGGAACGGTTGAACGGGTGCCGCAAGCATTAGCCGGCGCACTTCCAAGTGCTAACCTTTCTTACAGCAGGGGGCGCCAGCGCACACAAACCCCAGGGACGACTTGGTCAAGTACAGACTCGCAGCTAAAGTCACTCTCCGTGGTGCAGCCACTCTTCCGAGGAGGCACGACCTATGCCAATACGAAAGCGGCTCGCCGACAGGTTGACGCTGCGATGGAACGTCTAACGCAGGTGGAGCAGGGCGTCTTACTGCAAGCGATTACGGCCTATGTCGAAGTAGTGCGCACCCATGCGGTATTCGAATTAAGTAAGAAAAATCGCGCTGTTTTGGATCGTCAGCGCGAGGCTGCGACGCAACGGTTTGAAGTAGGCGAAGATACACGCACGGATGTCGCTCAGTCAGAAGCGCGCTTAGCCTTGGCGGAATCGGATGTGATTAATAGCAAAGGCCAGCTAGAGTCTGCAAAAGCAATTTACTTTGAGGTGGTGGGAGAGCAACCTACCTCTATGGCACCACCCAGAAAGCTTCCAGAAGCCCCTAAAAGCTTAGAGCATTTTATTGCGTTGGCGTTAGAGTATAGCCCAATCGTTCAAGAAGCTAAGTTTGCTACCGAAGCAGCCGATTATAATGTGAATGCGAATATAGGTACATTGCTACCCTCTGTTAATCTTGAGGGCACGATGAGCCGTCAAGAAGGAGCGGGGACGTTTGGAACCACTGACTTTGATCGAGATGGAGTGGTGGTATCCGCGACATTACCTCTTTTTGCAGGGGGAGCTCGCTATTCGCAAATTCGTCAAGCGAAGGAAACTTACCAACAGAGTCGTTTTCAATTGGTTGATGTGAAGAATCAAGTGCGTCGCCAGGCCGTAGGAGCGTGGGAAGATCTACAGGCCGCGACCGCAACGATTAAATCAAATAAATTAGCGATTGAAGCGGCGCAAGTCGCGCTTGAAGGGGTGCGCCAAGAGCAACAGTATGGTTCGCGTACGACACTTGATGTGCTCGATGCTGAGCGTGAATTGTTCAATACTGAGGTGCAGTTAGTCATCGCAGAACGTAATGAAGTCGTTGCGGCTTATTCTGTTTTAGCAGTACTAGGACGCTTGACAGCAGAAAATATGGGTTTAGATGTGCCTCTGTATGACGCAGAAGGCTATTATGATGATACAGAGTATCAATTTATTGGCTTTTAG
- the ppdK gene encoding pyruvate, phosphate dikinase — MTQYVYSFGPKGSEGAASMKSLLGGKGANLAEMANLGLPVPPGLTITTECCRAYNDGGNTLPAGVMDSVMEALAKVEGITGKQFGGDDPLLLSVRSGAAVSMPGMMDTVLNLGLNTMTVEALANKAGDARFAWDSYRRFIQMFADVVLELDSFTFEQMLDEKKLMLGIVEDTALSAEDLQDLANEFMQVVADETGKPFPQDPREQLEMAIRAVFNSWMNPRAITYRDIHEISGLAGTAVTVQAMVFGNRGDDCATGVAFTRNPSTGAAGIFGEYLINAQGEDVVAGIRTPLPIAQAAETETETGKSMEAVMPELFREFLALAEKLEAHYRDMQDIEFTIEKGQLWMLQTRNGKRSAAAAVSLAVAFANAGIITQAEAVKRVDALSLEQLLHPMIDQNAEITVLGRGLPASPGAACGKIVFDAEEAHEAAANGESVILVREETSPEDIQGMHAAMGILTARGGMTSHAAVVARGMGKPCVCGASSLRINEAAGTLVLANETLRKGDIITLDGSKGEIYAGELPMAAPALSDDFETLMGWADSHRTLQVRANAETIEDIQTALEFGAEGIGLCRTEHMFFQPERITAMRGYILAEDENLKARLLTQLAEFQKHDFKAIFELMREKPVTVRLLDPPLHEFLPHDAASLAEVAKLTGLSAEILEKRTEALSETNPMLGHRGVRLGMTHPKLYEAQIRAILEAAIETGEEVVPEIMVPLVMSTEELRILRDVTRDIADQLGTQNYLFGTMIELPGAALIADELAEIADFFSFGTNDLTQTTLGMSRDDTGALLQKYRDLGIIDRDPFMALDQARVGKLVQLATEKARAVKPDIKLSVCGEQGADPESIAFCHRIGLDTVSCSPYRVPVARLAAGQNTADEASKAAAA; from the coding sequence ATGACTCAATATGTATATAGCTTTGGTCCCAAAGGTTCAGAAGGTGCTGCAAGCATGAAAAGCCTGCTGGGTGGTAAAGGCGCTAACTTGGCGGAAATGGCAAACCTTGGTTTACCGGTGCCTCCCGGACTCACTATTACAACGGAATGCTGTAGAGCTTATAATGATGGCGGCAATACCCTACCCGCTGGCGTGATGGATAGTGTGATGGAAGCACTTGCTAAAGTTGAAGGAATTACTGGCAAGCAATTCGGCGGAGATGATCCACTCCTCCTTTCGGTTCGCTCAGGCGCGGCAGTCTCTATGCCCGGCATGATGGATACGGTTTTGAACCTAGGCCTCAACACGATGACGGTTGAGGCATTGGCCAATAAAGCAGGCGATGCTCGTTTCGCATGGGATAGCTACCGTCGTTTCATTCAGATGTTTGCGGATGTGGTACTTGAGCTCGATAGTTTCACTTTTGAACAAATGCTGGATGAGAAGAAGCTCATGCTCGGCATTGTTGAAGATACAGCTCTAAGCGCCGAGGATTTACAAGATCTCGCTAATGAGTTCATGCAAGTGGTTGCAGACGAAACAGGCAAGCCTTTCCCGCAAGACCCGCGTGAGCAGCTCGAAATGGCAATCCGTGCTGTATTTAATAGCTGGATGAACCCACGCGCGATCACCTACCGTGATATTCACGAAATTAGCGGCCTTGCCGGAACGGCTGTGACGGTCCAAGCGATGGTATTTGGTAACCGTGGCGATGATTGTGCGACGGGCGTCGCCTTTACGCGCAATCCTTCCACAGGTGCGGCAGGCATCTTTGGTGAGTATCTCATCAATGCACAAGGTGAGGACGTCGTTGCCGGTATCCGCACTCCGTTGCCGATTGCTCAAGCCGCTGAAACGGAAACAGAAACCGGCAAATCTATGGAAGCGGTGATGCCGGAACTCTTTAGAGAGTTTCTAGCATTGGCAGAAAAACTCGAAGCGCATTATCGTGATATGCAAGATATCGAATTCACGATTGAAAAAGGCCAGCTATGGATGCTGCAAACACGTAACGGCAAACGTTCTGCGGCTGCGGCTGTATCGCTTGCTGTTGCTTTCGCTAATGCCGGTATCATCACACAAGCTGAGGCGGTGAAGCGTGTCGACGCTCTCTCGCTCGAGCAACTCCTTCACCCAATGATTGATCAAAATGCAGAAATTACTGTGCTGGGTCGTGGGCTGCCCGCCTCTCCGGGAGCGGCCTGTGGTAAGATTGTCTTTGATGCGGAAGAGGCACACGAAGCAGCAGCCAATGGCGAGTCCGTTATTTTGGTACGTGAAGAAACCAGCCCTGAAGATATTCAAGGCATGCATGCAGCGATGGGAATTCTCACCGCACGTGGCGGCATGACCTCGCACGCAGCCGTTGTGGCGCGTGGTATGGGGAAACCATGCGTCTGTGGCGCGAGCAGCCTGCGCATCAATGAAGCGGCTGGCACGCTTGTTCTTGCGAATGAAACACTCAGAAAAGGGGATATCATTACATTGGATGGCAGTAAGGGCGAAATCTACGCCGGTGAATTGCCAATGGCGGCACCTGCCCTTTCTGATGATTTTGAAACTCTAATGGGGTGGGCAGATTCGCACCGTACCTTGCAAGTGCGTGCGAATGCAGAAACGATTGAAGACATCCAAACCGCCCTTGAATTTGGTGCTGAGGGGATTGGCCTTTGCCGTACCGAGCATATGTTCTTCCAACCTGAGCGTATTACGGCCATGCGTGGTTATATCCTCGCTGAAGATGAAAATTTGAAAGCAAGACTTCTAACGCAGCTCGCTGAATTCCAAAAGCATGACTTTAAAGCCATCTTTGAACTAATGCGCGAGAAGCCCGTAACCGTTCGCTTGCTGGACCCTCCTTTGCACGAGTTCTTACCTCATGATGCAGCATCACTGGCCGAAGTGGCGAAGCTCACTGGCCTCTCGGCTGAGATTCTAGAAAAACGCACTGAAGCACTCTCAGAGACGAACCCAATGCTCGGGCACCGTGGTGTGCGCCTAGGGATGACTCACCCTAAGCTGTATGAAGCACAAATTCGTGCGATTCTTGAAGCCGCGATTGAAACCGGTGAAGAAGTGGTGCCAGAAATTATGGTGCCCCTCGTGATGTCGACGGAAGAGCTACGTATTCTACGCGACGTGACCCGCGATATTGCCGATCAGCTAGGCACTCAAAATTATCTATTCGGTACGATGATCGAGCTTCCAGGCGCAGCCTTGATTGCTGATGAGTTGGCCGAAATTGCAGATTTCTTCAGCTTCGGCACCAACGACCTCACGCAAACGACCCTTGGTATGTCACGCGATGATACCGGCGCGCTCCTGCAGAAATACCGTGATTTAGGCATTATTGACCGCGACCCCTTCATGGCACTCGACCAAGCTCGCGTCGGTAAACTCGTGCAATTAGCGACTGAAAAGGCTCGAGCCGTGAAACCGGATATCAAGCTAAGTGTGTGTGGTGAACAAGGCGCTGACCCAGAAAGCATTGCTTTCTGCCATCGCATTGGCCTCGATACTGTTTCATGCTCGCCTTACCGTGTGCCTGTAGCCCGCCTAGCAGCCGGCCAGAACACCGCAGATGAAGCAAGCAAAGCCGCGGCGGCCTAA